From Hymenobacter sedentarius, a single genomic window includes:
- a CDS encoding tetratricopeptide repeat-containing sensor histidine kinase: MLLLSPGWAVAAQPVPDGTEAIRRQLAAHPADTTRLRLLNRLCYLLHNEQPARALPFGEAAVALARTLPAEGQGPGLMHSLLCLASCYANLSNGPEALTLLSEAQTIARRLNDVDALARTYTAQGSIYHDRRDSTSAWRHYQQALQLVSRRDVTPRTRMKLLGHVGNLFFLREQYPQAMHFDSLALALARREGDSTAQSNYLSSLANYQMQVGNLGRVKRLLTQALAISRRQHAVRNQANQLVMFALYYVQNQEPERADAALREALKLARQCGYLERVLDAYSVLSAEAAEQKNYQQAYEWNQRYVQLNDTINNRQTIQTLAAAQVNYEAQERARRLQLLTQQHHEQVWHSRILGAVVVLLALGLLVTVYLYRKLRRNRSALAAKNRDLKKTSLELHSVAASKDKLYAIVAHDLRGPVTAFAGVTSLIDSYIAQNDQAGLARLPALVRQAADSLNHLLDNVLNWAVSQTGELDCRPMPLPVSELFAECQALYQTTASASWQHITMSAPAGLRLMADRNMTRTILRNLVGNALKFMPAGGHVHLEAAPDPDDPQMVLLSCTDTGPGMSAATVAALMSGPALPEPTATPHATGLGLGLALSRAFVHRHGGTLVIQSRPGAGTNVTVSLPAAKSKADKVEEAPVLKPKKSPSF, encoded by the coding sequence TTGCTGTTATTGTCTCCGGGCTGGGCGGTGGCGGCACAGCCCGTGCCGGATGGTACCGAAGCCATTCGCCGGCAGCTGGCCGCCCACCCGGCCGATACCACCCGGCTGCGCCTGCTGAACCGCCTGTGCTACCTGTTGCACAACGAGCAGCCCGCCCGCGCGCTGCCGTTTGGCGAAGCGGCCGTGGCCTTGGCGCGCACCCTGCCAGCCGAAGGGCAAGGGCCAGGGCTGATGCACAGCCTGCTGTGCCTGGCCAGCTGCTACGCCAACCTCTCCAATGGTCCGGAAGCCCTGACCTTGCTCTCCGAGGCCCAAACCATTGCCCGTCGGCTGAACGATGTGGATGCCCTGGCCCGCACGTACACGGCGCAGGGCAGCATTTACCACGACCGGCGCGACTCCACTTCGGCCTGGCGGCACTACCAGCAGGCGCTGCAGCTTGTTTCGCGGCGCGACGTGACGCCGCGCACCCGCATGAAGCTGTTGGGCCACGTGGGCAACCTGTTCTTCCTGCGCGAGCAGTACCCGCAGGCCATGCATTTCGATTCGCTGGCCCTGGCCCTGGCCCGGCGCGAAGGCGATTCCACCGCGCAGTCGAACTACCTTTCCAGCCTGGCCAATTACCAGATGCAGGTGGGCAACCTGGGACGGGTGAAGCGGTTGCTCACGCAGGCGCTGGCCATCAGCCGGCGGCAACACGCCGTGCGCAACCAGGCCAACCAACTGGTGATGTTTGCCTTGTATTACGTGCAGAACCAGGAGCCGGAGCGCGCCGATGCGGCCTTGCGCGAAGCCCTGAAGCTGGCCCGGCAATGCGGCTACCTGGAACGGGTGCTCGATGCCTACAGCGTGTTGTCGGCCGAGGCGGCGGAGCAGAAAAACTACCAGCAAGCCTACGAGTGGAACCAGCGCTACGTGCAGCTGAACGACACCATCAACAACCGCCAGACCATTCAGACCCTGGCGGCCGCCCAGGTCAACTACGAAGCCCAGGAACGGGCCCGGCGCCTGCAGTTGCTTACCCAGCAGCACCACGAGCAAGTGTGGCACAGCCGCATTCTGGGGGCCGTGGTGGTGCTGCTGGCCCTGGGCCTGCTGGTTACGGTGTACCTCTACCGCAAGCTACGCCGCAACCGCTCGGCCTTGGCGGCTAAAAACCGGGACCTGAAAAAAACGTCGCTGGAGCTGCACAGCGTGGCCGCTTCCAAAGACAAGCTCTACGCCATTGTGGCCCACGACCTGCGCGGCCCCGTCACGGCCTTTGCGGGCGTCACCAGCCTCATTGATTCCTACATCGCCCAAAACGACCAGGCCGGGCTGGCGCGCCTGCCGGCGCTGGTGCGCCAGGCGGCCGACAGCCTCAACCACCTGCTCGACAACGTGCTGAACTGGGCCGTGAGCCAAACCGGCGAGCTGGATTGCCGCCCCATGCCCTTGCCCGTATCCGAGCTGTTTGCCGAGTGCCAGGCGCTGTACCAAACCACGGCTTCGGCCAGCTGGCAGCACATCACCATGTCGGCCCCGGCCGGCCTGCGCCTGATGGCCGACCGCAACATGACCCGCACCATTCTGCGCAACCTAGTGGGCAACGCCCTGAAGTTTATGCCCGCCGGTGGCCACGTGCACCTGGAAGCCGCGCCCGACCCCGACGACCCCCAAATGGTGCTGTTGAGCTGCACCGATACCGGCCCGGGCATGAGCGCGGCCACCGTGGCGGCGCTCATGAGCGGCCCGGCGCTGCCCGAGCCCACGGCCACGCCCCACGCCACCGGCCTGGGCCTGGGGCTGGCCCTGTCCCGGGCCTTTGTGCACAGGCACGGCGGCACGCTGGTCATTCAGAGCCGGCCCGGCGCGGGCACCAACGTCACGGTGAGCCTGCCCGCGGCCAAAAGCAAAGCAGATAAAGTGGAAGAAGCCCCGGTGCTAAAGCCCAAAAAAAGCCCTTCCTTTTAG
- a CDS encoding M13 family metallopeptidase → MKKHLLLLPLLAAFVTGCPSNSLKTASSGDKPDILHAALDTTVPPGDDFFTYANGTWLKNNPIPASESNMGIGKKVQDEVYARLRQTSIEAAGANAAAGSNQQKIGDFWAVGLDSAKADKLGATPIKPELDRIAAMKTVAEVPGVIAHEIPLGVRALIGPRVGQDDKNSDKMVLYLRQSGLGLPNRDYYFNTDSRTKNIRAEYLKHVANTFKLLGQDSTTAQANAAKVMALETTLAKSSRKLEALRDPYANYHKMSIAQLNKLTPGIDWKTWLGQMEFTNVDTVIVGQPEFYQTVGQLLKTKPVDDWKAYLTWQVARTFAPTLSRQFVDENFHFYDTVLRGATAIRPRWKRVLDMQENALGDALGQLFVKEYFKPEAKARYDTLVKNVVASFAEHIKKVDWMSAPTKTVALEKLHKITPKVGYPNKWKDYSNLKIDRSSLAENVMRANRWQFNYQQNKLGKPVDRTEWNMTPQTYNAYYSGSNNEIVLPAAAFAIPGLLDADADDALVYGYAGASTIGHELTHGFDDHGSQYDAHGNLHEWWSKDDRKRFNQRVDGIVKQFNGYTLLDSLHINGKATAGENIADLGGIVIGLDAFKKTKQYKEGKKINGLTPVQRYFLGYALGWQMHVRDESLASQLLTDVHSPAQYRVNGPMADVPAFYEAFGIKPGQKLYRPDSTRVVIW, encoded by the coding sequence ATGAAAAAACACCTGCTCCTTTTGCCGCTGCTCGCGGCATTTGTCACCGGCTGCCCGTCCAACTCCCTCAAAACGGCCAGCTCCGGCGACAAGCCCGACATCCTGCACGCCGCGCTGGATACCACCGTGCCCCCCGGCGACGACTTCTTCACTTACGCCAACGGCACGTGGCTGAAAAACAACCCCATTCCGGCTTCGGAAAGCAACATGGGCATCGGCAAGAAAGTCCAGGACGAGGTGTATGCCCGCCTGCGCCAGACCAGCATTGAGGCTGCTGGTGCCAACGCCGCCGCGGGTAGCAACCAACAGAAAATCGGCGATTTCTGGGCCGTTGGGCTGGATTCGGCGAAGGCCGACAAGCTGGGCGCCACGCCCATCAAGCCCGAGCTCGACCGCATTGCGGCCATGAAAACCGTGGCGGAGGTGCCGGGCGTCATTGCTCACGAAATTCCGCTGGGCGTGCGCGCACTCATCGGCCCGCGCGTGGGCCAGGACGACAAGAACAGCGACAAGATGGTATTGTACCTGCGCCAGTCGGGCCTGGGCCTGCCCAACCGCGACTACTACTTCAACACCGACTCGCGCACCAAAAACATCCGCGCCGAATACCTGAAGCACGTGGCCAACACCTTCAAGCTGCTGGGCCAGGATTCGACCACGGCCCAGGCCAACGCCGCCAAGGTAATGGCGCTGGAAACCACCCTGGCCAAATCCTCGCGCAAGCTCGAAGCCCTGCGCGACCCCTACGCCAACTACCACAAGATGAGCATCGCCCAGCTCAACAAGCTAACGCCCGGCATCGACTGGAAAACCTGGCTCGGCCAAATGGAATTTACCAACGTGGATACGGTGATTGTGGGCCAGCCCGAGTTTTACCAGACGGTGGGCCAGCTGCTCAAGACCAAGCCGGTAGACGACTGGAAGGCCTACCTGACCTGGCAGGTGGCCCGCACGTTTGCGCCCACCCTTAGCCGCCAGTTCGTGGATGAGAACTTCCACTTCTATGATACGGTGCTGCGCGGTGCTACCGCCATTCGCCCGCGCTGGAAGCGGGTGCTGGACATGCAGGAAAATGCCTTGGGCGATGCCCTCGGCCAGCTTTTCGTGAAAGAATACTTCAAGCCCGAAGCCAAAGCCCGGTACGACACCTTGGTGAAAAATGTGGTGGCTTCCTTTGCCGAGCACATCAAAAAAGTGGACTGGATGAGCGCCCCCACCAAAACGGTGGCCTTGGAGAAGCTCCACAAAATCACGCCGAAAGTGGGCTACCCCAATAAGTGGAAGGATTACTCCAACCTGAAAATTGACCGCAGTTCGCTGGCCGAAAACGTGATGCGCGCCAACCGCTGGCAGTTCAACTACCAGCAGAACAAGTTGGGCAAGCCCGTGGACCGCACCGAGTGGAACATGACCCCGCAGACCTACAACGCCTACTACAGCGGCTCGAACAACGAAATTGTGCTGCCTGCCGCCGCCTTCGCCATTCCCGGCCTGCTCGATGCCGACGCCGACGACGCGCTGGTGTACGGCTACGCCGGGGCGAGCACCATTGGCCACGAGCTCACCCACGGTTTCGACGACCACGGCAGCCAGTACGACGCCCACGGCAACCTGCACGAGTGGTGGAGCAAGGACGACCGCAAGCGCTTCAACCAGCGCGTGGACGGCATCGTGAAGCAGTTCAACGGCTACACCCTGCTCGACTCGCTGCACATCAACGGCAAGGCCACGGCCGGCGAGAACATTGCCGACCTGGGCGGCATCGTCATCGGCCTCGACGCCTTCAAGAAAACCAAGCAGTACAAGGAAGGCAAGAAAATCAACGGCCTCACGCCCGTGCAGCGCTACTTCCTGGGCTACGCCCTAGGCTGGCAGATGCACGTGCGCGACGAAAGCTTGGCCTCGCAGCTGCTCACCGACGTGCACTCGCCGGCCCAATACCGCGTGAACGGCCCCATGGCCGACGTGCCCGCGTTCTACGAAGCCTTTGGCATCAAGCCCGGCCAGAAGCTCTACCGCCCCGACTCCACCCGCGTGGTAATCTGGTAA
- a CDS encoding NADP-dependent glyceraldehyde-3-phosphate dehydrogenase, protein MLVTTESLTELFPPDEAAIPEAWRRPEPLHQRQYLLDGELREWHGPTQVVLSPIQLRDSDGDLTPIVIGSYPLLDEAESLKALDAAVRAYDHGRGEWPTMSVAERIAAVEKFTRLIVAQKKEIVQLLLWEIGKSAADSEKEFDRTVDYIRNTIDALKDIDRDSSRFTIEEGIIGQIRRSPLGVVLCMGPFNYPLNETFCMLIPALIMGNTVLFKPPKHGALLHFPLLKAFTEAFPKGVVNTVYGRGNTIVPALMSSGKIDVLGLIGSSRVADSLKKLHPKSNRLRAILGLDAKNVAIIMADADLDVAVKESVLGALSFNGQRCTALKLFFVHESIAEEFVRRMAEEINKLKPGMPWDDKVNITPLPEPQKPGYLGECLEDAQGKGARIMNEGGGMCAGPLVYPALVYPVKDGMKLWREEQFGPVVPVASFAHVDEAIQYIIDSDHGQQVSIFSSESQEVANLVDQLVNQVSRVNINAQCQRGPDTFPFTGRKDSAEGTLSVHDALRSFSIRTVVATKQTDANKHILNDIVNEQESNFLSTRFIL, encoded by the coding sequence ATGCTTGTAACCACCGAAAGCCTAACCGAACTTTTCCCGCCCGATGAGGCGGCCATTCCCGAAGCCTGGCGCCGGCCCGAACCCTTGCACCAGCGCCAGTACCTGCTCGATGGCGAGCTGCGCGAGTGGCACGGCCCCACGCAGGTGGTGCTCTCCCCCATTCAGCTGCGCGACTCCGACGGCGACCTCACGCCCATCGTCATCGGCTCGTACCCCTTGCTCGACGAGGCCGAAAGCCTCAAGGCCCTCGATGCCGCCGTGCGCGCCTACGACCACGGCCGCGGTGAGTGGCCCACCATGAGCGTGGCCGAGCGCATTGCGGCGGTGGAGAAGTTCACCCGCCTCATCGTGGCCCAGAAAAAGGAAATCGTGCAGCTGTTACTCTGGGAAATCGGCAAGTCGGCCGCCGATTCGGAGAAGGAATTCGACCGGACCGTCGACTACATCCGCAATACCATCGACGCCCTTAAGGACATCGACCGCGACTCGTCGCGCTTCACCATCGAGGAAGGCATCATCGGCCAGATTCGGCGCTCGCCGCTGGGCGTGGTGCTCTGTATGGGCCCGTTCAACTACCCGCTGAACGAAACGTTCTGCATGCTGATTCCGGCCCTGATTATGGGCAACACTGTGCTTTTCAAGCCCCCGAAACACGGCGCCCTGCTGCACTTCCCGCTGCTCAAGGCCTTCACCGAGGCCTTCCCCAAGGGCGTGGTGAACACGGTGTACGGCCGCGGCAACACCATCGTGCCGGCCCTGATGTCGTCGGGCAAGATTGATGTGCTGGGCCTCATCGGCAGCAGCCGCGTGGCCGACTCGCTCAAGAAGCTGCACCCCAAGTCCAACCGCCTGCGCGCCATTCTGGGGCTCGATGCCAAGAACGTGGCCATCATCATGGCCGATGCCGATTTGGACGTGGCCGTGAAGGAATCGGTGCTGGGCGCCCTGAGCTTCAACGGCCAGCGCTGCACCGCGCTCAAGCTGTTTTTCGTGCACGAGAGCATCGCTGAGGAATTTGTGCGGCGCATGGCTGAGGAAATCAACAAGCTCAAGCCCGGCATGCCCTGGGACGACAAAGTGAACATCACGCCCCTGCCCGAGCCGCAAAAGCCCGGCTACCTGGGCGAGTGCCTCGAGGATGCCCAGGGCAAAGGCGCGCGCATCATGAACGAAGGCGGCGGCATGTGCGCCGGCCCGCTGGTGTACCCCGCGCTGGTGTACCCCGTGAAGGACGGCATGAAACTCTGGCGCGAAGAGCAATTTGGCCCGGTGGTGCCGGTGGCGTCTTTCGCCCACGTCGACGAGGCCATTCAGTACATCATCGACTCCGACCACGGCCAGCAGGTGAGCATTTTCAGCAGCGAATCACAGGAAGTGGCCAACCTGGTGGACCAGCTGGTGAACCAGGTGAGCCGCGTGAACATCAACGCCCAGTGCCAGCGCGGGCCCGACACCTTCCCCTTCACCGGTCGCAAGGACTCGGCCGAGGGCACCTTGTCGGTGCACGATGCCCTGCGCTCGTTCAGCATTCGCACGGTGGTGGCCACCAAGCAGACCGACGCCAACAAGCACATTCTGAACGACATCGTGAACGAGCAGGAAAGCAATTTCCTGAGCACGCGGTTTATTCTGTAA